A single region of the Psychrobacter alimentarius genome encodes:
- a CDS encoding flavin-containing monooxygenase, whose protein sequence is MLNMTTARQALKNRFTSKKPSSVPVDYEVLIIGAGLAGVGMACRLQQRQHKHLFGRKGANKVTRNRSSKKKTAQRFVILEKRADLGGTWDLFTYPGVRSDSDALTFGYGFRPWLDHRMLAKGADIKRYIADTAREFGVTEHIRYQHEVQQLSWSSTTQRWTAMVKNQSSGEVFALTAHFVVGATGYYDYEQGYRPHFEKEEAFRGQIVHPQHWQNVHYDDKKVVIIGSGATAMTLLPALVDQESAQCARHVTLLQRTPTYVARVPGDDYALDWLSGSLSPLSKEQAYTVLRARNVLMQQGIYRAAIFAPKAMKAILKHGVKKELKGSNVDVAHFLPSYNPWDERLCAVPDSDLFNALHHKRADIVTDQIDCFTPTGIKLKSGQHLEADIIVTATGLKIQMLGGASVYIDGQAVDIGSRMTYKATMIEGIPNMVALFGYTNASWTLKIDLACQYVMRLLDYMHKHRYQVALPQAKTDHSEAHIQEDTVMGALSAGYVRRAINELPKQGDRYPWYVTNNYLSDRVMLKYRQIKDDWLHFSR, encoded by the coding sequence ATGCTTAATATGACAACGGCAAGACAGGCGCTCAAAAACCGTTTTACCTCTAAAAAACCGTCAAGCGTGCCAGTAGATTATGAGGTGCTGATCATTGGAGCAGGTCTTGCTGGTGTTGGTATGGCATGCCGTTTACAGCAGCGACAGCACAAGCATCTATTTGGTCGTAAAGGTGCCAATAAAGTAACGCGCAACCGGTCATCTAAGAAAAAGACAGCTCAGCGATTTGTGATATTAGAAAAACGGGCAGATTTGGGCGGAACATGGGACTTATTTACCTATCCTGGGGTTCGCTCTGATTCTGATGCACTGACCTTTGGTTATGGCTTTCGCCCGTGGCTAGATCACAGAATGTTGGCAAAAGGCGCGGATATCAAGCGCTATATTGCCGATACCGCGCGCGAGTTTGGGGTGACGGAGCACATTCGCTACCAGCACGAGGTGCAGCAGCTGTCTTGGTCAAGTACGACCCAGCGCTGGACGGCGATGGTAAAAAACCAGAGTAGTGGTGAAGTGTTTGCGCTAACCGCCCATTTTGTCGTGGGTGCTACTGGCTATTACGATTATGAGCAAGGCTATAGACCTCATTTTGAGAAAGAGGAGGCGTTTCGAGGTCAGATAGTGCATCCGCAGCATTGGCAAAATGTTCATTACGATGACAAAAAAGTGGTGATCATTGGCAGTGGTGCCACGGCGATGACGCTGTTGCCAGCGCTAGTTGATCAAGAAAGCGCGCAATGCGCACGGCATGTGACGTTATTGCAGCGTACGCCGACCTATGTGGCCCGTGTACCGGGCGATGATTATGCGCTTGATTGGCTGTCTGGTAGTCTGTCACCTTTATCAAAAGAGCAGGCTTATACTGTGCTGCGTGCCCGTAATGTATTGATGCAACAAGGCATTTACCGAGCGGCTATCTTTGCACCAAAAGCCATGAAAGCGATATTAAAACATGGGGTCAAAAAAGAGTTAAAAGGCAGTAACGTGGACGTGGCGCATTTTTTACCCAGTTACAATCCTTGGGATGAGCGCTTATGTGCCGTGCCAGACAGTGACTTATTCAATGCGTTACATCACAAGCGTGCCGATATCGTCACCGATCAGATAGATTGCTTTACGCCAACAGGAATCAAGCTTAAGTCAGGTCAGCATCTAGAGGCAGATATCATCGTCACGGCAACGGGTCTAAAGATACAAATGCTTGGCGGTGCCAGCGTGTATATCGACGGTCAGGCAGTCGATATCGGCAGTCGTATGACCTACAAGGCGACCATGATTGAAGGGATACCAAATATGGTCGCTCTGTTCGGCTATACCAATGCCTCGTGGACACTAAAAATTGATCTGGCGTGTCAGTATGTCATGCGCCTGCTGGATTACATGCACAAGCATCGTTATCAAGTGGCATTACCACAAGCAAAAACCGACCATAGCGAGGCACACATTCAAGAAGATACCGTGATGGGAGCGTTATCAGCAGGGTATGTGAGACGAGCCATAAATGAGCTGCCCAAACAAGGCGATCGCTATCCTTGGTACGTGACCAACAATTATCTTAGTGACCGCGTGATGCTCAAATATCGTCAGATAAAAGACGATTGGTTGCATTTTAGTCGTTAA
- a CDS encoding RluA family pseudouridine synthase — protein sequence MPFTDEEVLTLNAQEKAYPLDFFQTFAQDITVYEDDDIWVVDKPAGLLSVDGKTLKVSLLARLERANPAVKLIHRLDMDTSGLIIFAKNAAAQTHISKQFIERLPQKKYQARVFGQWESVGATGEISVPVRYEPMTKPRHIVDHDWSKHALTLYEVVAHEVCNGQSVTRVMLKPVTGRSHQLRVHMVHVGHVMIGDPIYAEGAALEIAPRLNLHAQQLRLKHPTLGAWMDWESPCPF from the coding sequence ATGCCTTTTACCGATGAAGAAGTCCTTACTCTAAACGCTCAAGAAAAAGCTTATCCGCTTGATTTTTTTCAGACCTTTGCGCAAGACATTACCGTCTACGAAGATGATGATATTTGGGTGGTCGATAAACCCGCAGGACTGCTAAGTGTCGATGGCAAAACGCTCAAGGTGAGCCTGCTTGCTCGGCTTGAACGTGCCAATCCAGCGGTTAAGCTGATTCATCGACTTGATATGGATACCTCAGGTCTGATTATTTTTGCCAAAAATGCTGCTGCGCAAACCCATATCAGTAAGCAGTTTATTGAGCGATTGCCACAAAAAAAATATCAAGCACGTGTGTTTGGTCAGTGGGAGAGTGTGGGTGCCACTGGTGAGATATCCGTGCCTGTGCGTTATGAGCCGATGACAAAACCACGCCATATCGTCGATCATGACTGGTCAAAGCACGCGTTGACTTTATACGAAGTGGTGGCTCATGAAGTATGCAATGGTCAGTCAGTCACGCGCGTCATGTTGAAGCCGGTAACAGGTCGCAGTCACCAGTTGCGCGTACATATGGTACATGTTGGCCATGTGATGATTGGTGATCCTATTTATGCTGAAGGCGCTGCTTTAGAAATTGCGCCAAGGCTCAATCTCCACGCCCAGCAATTACGCCTCAAACATCCCACGCTTGGCGCATGGATGGATTGGGAAAGCCCATGTCCTTTTTAA
- the trxA gene encoding thioredoxin — MSDLIVNTTDTDFDQDVLQSDVPVLVDFWAAWCGPCKAIAPILEELATEYQGKVKIVKVDVDSNPQAASRFGIRNIPTLFVFKDGEKVDSVMGLQPKAELAKVLDKHL; from the coding sequence ATGTCAGACCTTATTGTTAACACCACTGATACAGATTTCGACCAAGACGTATTACAATCAGATGTACCAGTACTGGTAGATTTTTGGGCGGCTTGGTGTGGTCCATGTAAAGCCATTGCGCCTATTTTAGAAGAACTGGCGACTGAATACCAAGGTAAAGTTAAAATCGTCAAAGTTGATGTGGACAGCAACCCACAAGCAGCAAGCCGTTTTGGTATCCGTAATATCCCAACACTGTTTGTGTTCAAAGACGGTGAGAAAGTAGATTCAGTGATGGGTTTACAGCCAAAAGCTGAGTTGGCTAAAGTATTAGACAAGCATCTATAA
- the rho gene encoding transcription termination factor Rho, which yields MNLTELKKKSIAELLAIAKEMGLDNMARSRKQDIIFAILKTHARNGEAIYGDGVLEVLPDGFGFLRSSEGSYLAGPDDIYVSPSQIRRFSLKTGDSIAGTIRPPKDSERYFALLKVGEINFDTPDRSRHKLIFENLTPLFPTEQLKLELGNGTTEDLTGRIIDLIAPIGKGQRSIIVAPPKAGKTMLLQTIAQSITRNNPECYLIVLLIDERPEEVTEMVRTVRGEVVASTFDEPPQRHVQVAEMVIEKAKRLVEHKQDVVILLDSITRLARAYNTVIPSSGKVLTGGLDANALERPKRFFGAARNVEEGGSLTIIASALIDTGSKMDSVIFEEFKGTGNQEITLERDLAEKRVFPAINIKKSGTRREERLLDEDKLRKVWILRKLLQPMDGVQATEFLLDRLKEAKTNDEFFEQMKRKSQN from the coding sequence ATGAATCTAACTGAATTAAAGAAAAAATCAATCGCTGAGCTATTGGCAATCGCCAAAGAAATGGGTCTTGACAACATGGCGCGTAGCCGTAAACAAGACATTATCTTTGCTATCTTAAAAACCCATGCCCGTAATGGTGAAGCCATTTATGGTGACGGCGTGCTTGAGGTTCTTCCTGACGGTTTTGGCTTTTTGCGTTCCTCAGAAGGCTCTTATTTGGCAGGCCCTGACGATATCTACGTCAGCCCTAGTCAAATTCGCCGTTTTAGTCTCAAGACGGGTGACAGTATTGCTGGTACGATTCGCCCCCCAAAAGATTCTGAGCGTTACTTTGCGCTATTGAAGGTTGGTGAAATCAACTTTGATACGCCAGATCGTTCACGTCATAAGCTTATCTTTGAGAACTTAACCCCTCTATTTCCAACTGAGCAATTGAAGCTCGAGCTTGGTAATGGTACCACTGAAGATTTGACGGGTCGTATCATCGACCTGATTGCTCCAATTGGTAAAGGTCAACGCTCTATTATCGTGGCACCGCCAAAAGCGGGTAAGACGATGTTGCTACAGACCATCGCTCAATCAATTACTCGTAACAACCCTGAGTGTTATCTGATTGTACTACTCATCGACGAGCGTCCAGAAGAAGTGACCGAGATGGTACGTACCGTACGCGGTGAAGTGGTTGCCTCTACCTTCGATGAGCCGCCACAGCGTCACGTACAAGTTGCCGAAATGGTCATCGAAAAAGCCAAACGTTTGGTTGAACATAAGCAAGACGTCGTCATTTTGCTTGACTCTATTACTCGTCTTGCCCGCGCTTATAACACCGTCATTCCTTCATCAGGCAAAGTATTGACTGGTGGTTTGGATGCCAATGCGCTAGAGCGTCCAAAACGCTTCTTCGGTGCGGCGCGTAACGTTGAAGAAGGTGGTAGTTTGACCATTATCGCCAGTGCCTTAATTGACACCGGTAGTAAAATGGACAGCGTTATTTTTGAAGAGTTCAAAGGAACGGGTAACCAAGAGATTACGCTTGAGCGTGATTTGGCCGAAAAACGCGTTTTCCCAGCCATCAATATCAAAAAATCTGGTACGCGCCGCGAAGAGCGCCTATTGGATGAAGACAAATTGCGTAAAGTTTGGATTTTACGTAAATTACTACAGCCGATGGATGGCGTACAAGCCACTGAGTTCTTATTGGATCGTCTCAAAGAGGCAAAAACCAATGACGAATTCTTTGAGCAAATGAAGCGTAAATCACAGAACTAA
- a CDS encoding KPN_02809 family neutral zinc metallopeptidase, translating into MKWQGRRGSTNVRSSKGGGKVIGGGIGGIIIAGILWLVFGVNPMTALQTGQVIAGGSGGEASTEPATETDRDTQFVKVVLADTEEVWHQVFNEAGSTYQEPSLILFNGQVSSACGSASAATGPFYCPGDQTVYLDTSFFVEMRQNLGITGDQQGSGSEDNQGKAGDFAQAYVIAHEVGHHVQTLLGITQQVNEAGRQVTRAQANKLSVLQELQADCFAGVWAQRNQERVQFLEAGDIDEAINAAGQIGDDRLAKASGGEVVPDNFTHGTSQQRIQWFTRGLESGNIQSCDTFSGALS; encoded by the coding sequence ATGAAATGGCAAGGTAGACGAGGCAGCACGAACGTACGCTCAAGTAAGGGCGGTGGTAAGGTGATAGGCGGTGGTATCGGCGGTATTATCATTGCTGGTATTTTGTGGTTGGTATTTGGTGTAAATCCAATGACCGCTTTGCAAACAGGTCAGGTAATTGCAGGAGGCAGTGGTGGAGAGGCGTCGACTGAACCTGCAACAGAGACTGATAGGGACACACAATTTGTAAAAGTGGTATTGGCAGATACAGAAGAGGTATGGCATCAGGTCTTTAATGAAGCAGGTAGCACCTATCAAGAGCCGTCACTGATTCTGTTCAATGGACAAGTCAGTTCAGCATGCGGTAGTGCCAGTGCAGCAACTGGTCCATTCTATTGCCCAGGTGATCAGACTGTATATTTGGACACATCATTTTTTGTAGAGATGCGTCAGAACTTAGGTATTACTGGTGATCAACAAGGCTCAGGTAGTGAAGACAATCAAGGTAAGGCTGGTGACTTTGCTCAAGCATATGTCATTGCGCATGAAGTTGGCCATCATGTTCAGACCTTATTAGGGATCACGCAACAAGTCAATGAAGCTGGCCGTCAAGTCACGCGGGCACAAGCCAATAAGTTGTCAGTGTTACAAGAATTGCAGGCAGATTGCTTTGCTGGCGTTTGGGCACAGCGCAATCAAGAACGTGTGCAGTTCTTAGAAGCAGGTGATATTGATGAAGCCATTAACGCGGCGGGTCAAATTGGTGATGATCGCCTAGCAAAAGCAAGTGGTGGGGAAGTAGTACCGGATAATTTTACTCATGGCACAAGCCAGCAACGTATTCAGTGGTTCACGCGTGGATTAGAGAGTGGCAACATTCAATCTTGCGATACGTTTAGTGGTGCATTGTCATAG
- a CDS encoding integration host factor subunit alpha has translation MSTLTKSDMIEHLMSHLNLTRQEGRCLVENFFDELSESLIDGKEVKLSGFGNFELKDKNSRPGRNPKTGEPVAVSARRVVTFKTGQKFRQQVDEKLFDA, from the coding sequence GTGAGCACCTTAACCAAATCTGACATGATTGAGCATTTGATGAGTCACCTTAACCTAACACGCCAAGAAGGCCGTTGTTTGGTCGAGAACTTCTTTGATGAGTTGTCAGAGAGTTTGATTGATGGCAAAGAGGTCAAGCTTTCAGGCTTTGGCAACTTTGAGCTTAAAGATAAAAATAGTCGTCCAGGACGCAATCCTAAGACAGGTGAGCCGGTGGCCGTATCTGCACGCCGTGTGGTAACATTTAAAACGGGACAAAAATTTCGTCAGCAAGTTGATGAGAAGTTATTTGATGCCTAG
- the pheT gene encoding phenylalanine--tRNA ligase subunit beta, with protein MKISEQWLRQWVNPDNTSEQLAEQLTMAGLEIDDRYAVARAFTGVIVGEVMSVEQHPDADKLRVSQVNIGDAEPLQIVCGAPNVTVGMKVPVATVGAVLPSDDKQGFKIKKSKLRGVASNGMLCGASEIDLVDSIDGLLELPEDAPIGTDIRSYLGLDNQILDISITPNRGDCFSVRGIAREISVLNDLPMQMPEIADNVVDTDSGKTPAVTVTAVEACPRYLLQSISNIDRSIDTPKWMQDALVQSGLRSHNFLVDVTNYVLMELGQPLHAFDADTIVGGIVVRLAQPKESLTLLNEQTITLTGDELVIADDQGILALAGIMGGQRSSVTDSTSNIVLESAFFNPLAIAARARRFGLHTDASQRFERGVDFELPALALARARDLITGVTAGQAGSIVNVENQEHLPARVPITLPITKVRDVIGIDIEPTVMVRILTQLGFVVEQQADVLICTPPSYRFDMSIKEDLIEEIARIYGYDNIPSVLPHLQVSMDYDDTADLTHEMKLALVDNGYMEAISFSFSDAKLEALLDDKALGEVLALANPISSDLAVMRRTLLSSLLPCVQYNLNRQQPRVRFFETGLSFVGHSISELVQTPSIALVAVGDIWDEQAYQNRALDFYDLKHDIEQLLPAQIDNARIRYERSALSFLHPGQSAKLYIDDVYVGWLGQLHPNTAKQLDLPATWVAQLSLAPLLTLAREQHAISTPSKFPQVRRDIAILVDSEISLQTLESTIRAAAGSMLTDLWLFDVYQGDKVPAGQRSLAFALIWQDRLQTLSDEAVKTATDNVVKALAEQHAVQLRDS; from the coding sequence ATGAAAATTAGCGAACAGTGGCTACGTCAATGGGTGAACCCTGATAATACCAGTGAACAGTTGGCCGAACAGTTGACCATGGCTGGACTAGAAATTGATGATCGTTATGCGGTTGCTCGTGCCTTTACAGGCGTGATCGTTGGTGAAGTCATGAGCGTCGAGCAGCATCCTGACGCGGATAAGCTGCGTGTCTCACAGGTAAATATCGGTGACGCTGAGCCATTGCAGATTGTCTGCGGCGCGCCGAATGTGACGGTTGGTATGAAGGTGCCCGTTGCGACGGTTGGGGCTGTACTACCGAGCGATGATAAACAAGGCTTCAAAATCAAAAAAAGTAAGCTGCGCGGTGTAGCCTCTAACGGTATGCTATGCGGTGCTTCTGAGATTGATTTGGTTGATAGCATTGATGGTTTGCTTGAGCTACCAGAGGATGCCCCGATTGGTACAGATATCCGTAGCTATTTAGGCTTAGACAATCAGATACTAGATATCTCAATCACGCCAAACCGTGGTGATTGCTTCAGTGTACGCGGTATTGCCCGTGAAATATCAGTGCTCAATGATTTGCCTATGCAAATGCCAGAAATCGCTGATAACGTAGTAGACACCGATAGTGGTAAAACGCCCGCCGTGACGGTAACGGCGGTAGAAGCTTGCCCACGTTACTTATTGCAGTCGATTAGCAATATAGATCGTAGCATTGACACGCCAAAATGGATGCAAGATGCATTGGTACAGTCCGGACTACGATCGCACAACTTCTTGGTAGATGTGACCAATTATGTGCTCATGGAGCTTGGTCAGCCACTGCATGCTTTTGATGCAGATACTATCGTTGGTGGCATTGTGGTGCGTTTGGCGCAACCCAAAGAAAGCCTGACTCTATTGAATGAACAAACCATTACCTTAACAGGTGATGAACTAGTCATTGCTGACGATCAAGGTATCCTTGCGCTTGCTGGTATCATGGGTGGTCAGCGTAGTAGTGTGACGGATAGCACAAGCAATATTGTACTAGAAAGTGCTTTCTTTAATCCTTTAGCAATTGCTGCGCGCGCCCGTCGTTTTGGTTTGCACACTGATGCATCGCAACGTTTTGAGCGTGGGGTAGACTTTGAGTTGCCAGCGCTTGCACTAGCACGTGCTCGTGACTTGATTACTGGTGTCACGGCTGGTCAAGCAGGGTCAATCGTAAATGTAGAAAACCAAGAGCATCTGCCAGCGCGTGTGCCTATTACTTTACCGATTACTAAGGTTCGTGATGTCATCGGTATCGACATTGAGCCTACGGTCATGGTACGCATTTTGACTCAGCTAGGGTTTGTAGTAGAGCAACAAGCGGACGTACTGATTTGCACGCCGCCCTCGTACCGTTTTGATATGAGTATCAAGGAAGATTTGATCGAAGAAATTGCTCGTATCTATGGTTATGATAATATCCCGAGCGTGTTGCCACATTTGCAAGTCAGCATGGACTACGATGATACCGCAGACCTGACGCACGAAATGAAGCTGGCGCTGGTCGATAATGGCTATATGGAAGCGATCAGCTTTAGCTTTAGTGATGCCAAATTAGAAGCGCTGCTCGATGATAAAGCATTGGGAGAAGTGCTGGCATTGGCCAATCCAATCTCTAGTGATTTGGCAGTGATGCGTCGTACTTTATTGTCAAGCTTATTGCCGTGTGTACAATACAATCTAAACCGTCAGCAGCCACGTGTGCGGTTTTTTGAGACAGGGCTAAGTTTTGTTGGTCACAGTATCAGCGAGTTGGTACAAACACCAAGCATCGCTTTGGTAGCAGTAGGTGATATTTGGGATGAACAAGCCTATCAAAACCGTGCACTAGATTTCTACGACTTAAAACATGACATTGAGCAATTACTTCCTGCACAGATCGATAATGCCCGAATCCGCTATGAGCGTAGTGCACTAAGCTTCTTGCATCCAGGCCAGAGCGCTAAGCTATATATCGATGACGTGTACGTCGGCTGGCTTGGACAATTGCACCCTAATACGGCCAAACAGCTAGATTTACCAGCTACTTGGGTCGCTCAATTGTCACTTGCGCCATTACTGACGCTTGCACGTGAACAGCATGCCATCAGTACGCCAAGTAAGTTCCCACAAGTACGTCGCGACATTGCAATTTTAGTAGACAGTGAGATTAGTTTGCAAACCCTAGAATCAACGATACGCGCTGCCGCAGGTAGCATGTTGACGGATCTTTGGTTGTTTGATGTTTATCAAGGCGATAAAGTGCCAGCAGGTCAGCGCTCGCTAGCCTTTGCCTTGATATGGCAAGACCGTCTGCAAACTTTATCTGATGAGGCCGTAAAAACAGCCACTGATAATGTGGTAAAAGCGTTGGCTGAGCAGCATGCTGTACAGCTGCGTGACAGTTAA
- the pheS gene encoding phenylalanine--tRNA ligase subunit alpha, with protein MTTPAATTDLSALPTLSSELNDLNEAQLIAFTDAAEALILQVTDTRVLQDLRVQLTGKKSLLTSWSKQMGKLEADDKKTYGGWLHQVRSRIQQVLTDQQQQLEVAALNAKLKAESIDITLPARGGKKGHLHPVTMITQRMQQYFVQAGFNVATGPEVESDYYNFEALNIPSHHPARAMHDTFYFDAHYLLRTHTSPVQIRTMEKNEPPIRIICPGRVYRNDSDQTHSPMFHQLEGLMVTESSTFAELKGLISEFLEAFFAKELTVRFRPSFFPFTEPSAEVDILDDNGKWLEVMGCGMVHPQVLTNCGIDSDKYTGFAFGMGIERFAMLYYGIDDLRLFFQNDVRFLKQFG; from the coding sequence ATGACTACCCCTGCTGCCACTACCGACTTGTCGGCGCTACCGACTTTATCCTCAGAACTGAATGATCTTAATGAAGCGCAATTGATCGCGTTTACCGATGCGGCTGAAGCTCTGATTTTGCAAGTAACTGACACACGTGTATTGCAAGATTTGCGTGTGCAATTGACTGGTAAAAAGAGCTTGCTCACCAGCTGGTCAAAACAGATGGGCAAGCTAGAAGCAGATGACAAAAAAACCTATGGTGGCTGGTTGCATCAGGTACGTAGCCGCATTCAGCAGGTATTGACCGATCAGCAACAACAGCTCGAAGTCGCTGCGCTAAATGCCAAATTAAAGGCTGAGAGCATTGACATCACTTTACCTGCTCGTGGTGGCAAAAAAGGCCATTTGCATCCAGTCACGATGATTACCCAGCGTATGCAACAGTATTTTGTACAAGCGGGCTTCAATGTGGCGACAGGCCCTGAAGTTGAAAGTGATTACTACAATTTTGAAGCCTTGAATATTCCGTCACACCATCCTGCACGTGCCATGCACGACACCTTCTATTTTGATGCCCATTATTTGCTGCGTACACATACCAGTCCGGTACAGATTCGTACGATGGAAAAGAATGAGCCACCGATTCGTATTATTTGTCCTGGTCGCGTTTATCGCAACGATTCTGACCAAACCCATTCGCCGATGTTTCATCAGTTAGAAGGACTAATGGTTACAGAATCAAGCACATTTGCAGAATTAAAGGGCTTGATCAGCGAGTTTTTAGAAGCGTTCTTTGCCAAAGAGTTGACCGTTCGCTTCCGTCCTTCATTTTTTCCGTTCACTGAGCCTTCTGCCGAAGTGGATATTCTAGATGATAATGGCAAATGGCTTGAAGTGATGGGCTGCGGTATGGTGCATCCACAAGTACTGACCAACTGCGGTATTGATAGCGACAAATACACAGGCTTCGCTTTTGGGATGGGTATTGAGCGCTTTGCCATGCTGTACTATGGTATTGATGATTTGCGTTTGTTTTTCCAAAATGACGTACGCTTCTTAAAGCAGTTTGGCTAG
- the rplT gene encoding 50S ribosomal protein L20, with product MARVKRGVQANRRHKKILKRAKGYYGARSRVYRVAVQAVTKAGQYAYRDRRNKKRTFRRLWIARINAGARLNGLSYSRFINGMKKANIAIDRRVLADIAMHDAATFTALVEKAKAELA from the coding sequence ATGGCCCGTGTAAAACGTGGTGTACAGGCAAATCGCCGTCACAAAAAAATCTTAAAGCGCGCAAAAGGCTACTACGGTGCCCGTTCACGTGTTTACCGCGTAGCGGTACAGGCAGTGACCAAAGCTGGTCAATATGCTTATCGTGACCGTCGCAACAAAAAACGTACTTTCCGTCGTCTTTGGATTGCACGTATCAATGCTGGTGCACGCTTAAATGGCTTAAGCTATAGCCGCTTCATCAATGGCATGAAAAAAGCCAACATCGCAATCGATCGTCGCGTACTTGCTGACATCGCTATGCATGATGCTGCAACTTTCACCGCATTGGTCGAAAAAGCAAAAGCGGAATTGGCCTAA
- the rpmI gene encoding 50S ribosomal protein L35 — MKVKMKTRSGAAKRFKKTANGFKRKQAFKSHILTKKSPKRIRQLRGLKLVHKSDEAAVRRMCPYI, encoded by the coding sequence ATGAAAGTTAAGATGAAAACCAGAAGCGGTGCCGCTAAACGTTTCAAAAAAACAGCGAACGGCTTCAAGCGTAAGCAAGCATTCAAAAGCCATATTTTGACCAAGAAATCACCTAAGCGTATTCGCCAGTTGCGTGGTCTTAAGTTGGTGCACAAGTCTGACGAAGCAGCAGTTCGTCGTATGTGCCCATACATCTAA
- a CDS encoding thioesterase family protein has translation MSEKKLDVDDEFLAFETVMRVRYAETDANQYLTLEALTALLTESWLRFLYAQGIKEVNADYQGLIIDELQLNIRSRVKVREELLFEVGIKPSYDNGGHVEIKVTRMHTGELVAHARKHFVNYDFRLNKVTALDSTIKKALYPRLCKH, from the coding sequence ATGTCAGAAAAAAAATTAGACGTTGATGATGAATTCTTAGCTTTTGAAACCGTGATGCGCGTACGCTACGCTGAAACCGATGCAAATCAGTATCTAACACTCGAAGCATTGACAGCCCTTTTGACTGAGTCTTGGCTGAGATTTTTGTACGCTCAAGGCATCAAAGAAGTCAATGCAGACTATCAAGGTTTGATTATTGATGAGTTACAACTAAATATTCGCAGTCGTGTCAAAGTGCGTGAAGAGCTTTTGTTTGAAGTAGGCATTAAACCTTCCTATGACAATGGCGGTCATGTAGAAATAAAGGTCACTCGGATGCACACAGGTGAGTTGGTGGCACATGCAAGGAAGCATTTTGTCAATTACGACTTTAGGCTCAATAAAGTGACGGCACTTGATAGCACGATTAAAAAAGCGCTTTACCCACGTTTATGCAAGCATTAG
- the hisIE gene encoding bifunctional phosphoribosyl-AMP cyclohydrolase/phosphoribosyl-ATP diphosphatase HisIE produces the protein MTLPAWLAAIKFNADGLIPAIAQDHKSGRILMMAWMNAEALQLTAQIQTAVYFSRSRAKLWHKGESSGHTQTVHDIRLDCDADVIVLSVTQAGGIACHTGRESCFYRRLDLSGQTPEWQTVDKVLKDPSDIYHLNTSDGETVQNTNLSTHADTESNHTSVDERSILQQLDHVLAERKQADADSSYVASLYAKGLNKILEKVGEESVESIIAAKDFANCDKNRDKAQYDDARHELIYEVADVWFHTLVGLAWFDIESDAVLNELGRRFGLSGIDEKAAR, from the coding sequence ATGACTTTACCTGCTTGGCTAGCTGCCATAAAATTTAATGCTGATGGCTTGATTCCTGCAATTGCCCAAGATCACAAATCTGGGCGTATTTTGATGATGGCCTGGATGAATGCAGAAGCGCTACAACTGACCGCACAGATCCAAACTGCTGTTTATTTTTCGCGCTCACGTGCCAAGTTATGGCACAAAGGAGAGTCCTCAGGGCATACCCAGACTGTCCATGATATCCGCTTAGATTGTGATGCCGACGTTATTGTGCTGAGTGTCACTCAAGCGGGCGGTATTGCCTGTCATACAGGACGAGAGTCTTGTTTCTATCGACGTTTGGATCTATCTGGTCAGACCCCAGAATGGCAAACCGTGGACAAAGTTCTAAAAGACCCCTCTGACATTTATCATTTAAATACATCAGACGGTGAGACTGTTCAAAACACCAACTTGAGCACTCATGCCGATACTGAATCTAATCATACTTCAGTCGATGAGCGCTCTATCCTGCAACAACTGGATCACGTATTGGCAGAACGAAAACAAGCCGATGCCGATAGTTCTTATGTGGCAAGTTTATATGCCAAAGGATTAAATAAAATTTTGGAAAAAGTGGGTGAAGAAAGCGTAGAAAGTATTATCGCTGCCAAAGATTTTGCCAACTGTGATAAAAATAGAGACAAAGCGCAATACGATGATGCCCGTCATGAGCTTATTTATGAAGTGGCAGATGTCTGGTTTCATACCTTGGTTGGGCTGGCGTGGTTCGATATAGAATCAGATGCAGTATTAAATGAGCTGGGTCGACGCTTTGGTCTCTCAGGTATTGATGAGAAAGCAGCACGATAG